One segment of Bacteroides caecimuris DNA contains the following:
- a CDS encoding DUF4831 family protein, with protein sequence MKKLIIAAGLLMTTSAYAQTEVLTGVTQGKDYGVVYSLPKTLIELEIKANKVNYTPGEFSKYADRYLRLTNVSANSEEYWELASVKVKSVGVPNSETTYFVKLKDKTVAPLMELTEDGIVKTINVPYSNSSAGKKTAPAPAVLQKKANPREFLTEEILMASSTAKMAELVAKEIYNIRESKNALLRGQADNMPSDGAQLKIMLDNLNAQEEAMTQMFSGTCNKEERTFTVRLTPDKEFNNEVAFRFSKKLGVVANHDLAGTPFYISLKDLKSVKIPQEDGKKKKDLDGIAYNVPGQALVTLTDGKKKLYEGELPITQFGVIEYLAPVLFNKNSTIKVYFDPNTGGLLKVDREEGK encoded by the coding sequence ATGAAAAAGTTGATTATAGCAGCAGGACTACTTATGACAACGTCCGCCTATGCGCAAACCGAAGTACTGACGGGAGTTACCCAGGGAAAAGACTATGGAGTGGTTTACAGTCTTCCCAAAACCCTAATAGAACTTGAAATAAAAGCTAACAAAGTCAACTATACTCCCGGAGAATTCAGCAAATATGCTGATCGTTACCTGCGACTGACTAACGTCTCCGCCAACTCTGAAGAGTATTGGGAACTGGCTAGCGTAAAAGTGAAATCCGTAGGTGTGCCCAACAGCGAAACTACGTATTTCGTAAAATTGAAGGATAAGACAGTAGCACCGCTCATGGAACTGACAGAGGATGGCATTGTGAAAACGATCAATGTTCCTTACAGCAACAGCAGTGCAGGCAAAAAAACTGCTCCCGCTCCCGCAGTCCTCCAAAAGAAAGCAAATCCTCGCGAATTCCTGACCGAAGAGATTCTAATGGCCAGCTCTACCGCTAAGATGGCCGAGCTGGTGGCTAAAGAGATCTATAACATCCGCGAAAGCAAAAATGCCTTATTGCGCGGACAGGCTGACAATATGCCTTCAGACGGAGCACAGCTTAAAATTATGCTCGACAACCTGAATGCACAGGAAGAAGCCATGACACAAATGTTCTCCGGCACCTGCAACAAAGAAGAGAGAACATTCACCGTCCGCCTTACTCCTGACAAGGAATTCAACAATGAAGTTGCCTTCCGCTTCTCGAAGAAGTTAGGTGTAGTTGCCAACCATGATTTGGCAGGAACTCCGTTTTATATCAGTCTGAAAGACCTGAAATCGGTCAAGATACCACAGGAAGACGGTAAGAAGAAGAAAGATTTGGATGGAATCGCCTACAACGTGCCCGGACAAGCTCTGGTTACACTGACCGATGGTAAAAAGAAACTTTACGAAGGTGAGCTTCCTATTACTCAATTCGGTGTGATAGAATATCTGGCTCCGGTTTTGTTCAACAAGAATTCTACCATCAAAGTTTATTTTGATCCGAATACGGGAGGATTGCTCAAAGTGGACAGAGAAGAAGGGAAATAG
- the secG gene encoding preprotein translocase subunit SecG encodes MYLLFVILMVIAALLMCFIVLIQNSKGGGLASGFSSSNAIMGVRKTTDFLEKATWGLAIFMVVMSIATAYVIPSSDVAKDAVLEQAQKEQQTNPYNLPAGTAAPQTNAVQQDSVN; translated from the coding sequence ATGTACTTATTATTCGTTATCTTAATGGTTATTGCAGCCTTGTTGATGTGTTTCATCGTGCTGATTCAGAACTCAAAAGGAGGCGGGCTTGCTTCTGGTTTCTCTTCATCTAACGCCATCATGGGTGTGCGCAAGACTACAGATTTTCTGGAAAAAGCAACATGGGGTTTAGCTATCTTCATGGTGGTAATGAGCATTGCTACTGCTTATGTAATTCCTAGTTCTGATGTTGCTAAAGACGCAGTGTTGGAACAGGCACAGAAAGAACAACAGACTAACCCGTATAACTTACCCGCAGGTACGGCTGCACCGCAAACAAACGCAGTTCAGCAGGATTCTGTTAACTAA
- the obgE gene encoding GTPase ObgE produces MAESNFVDYVKIYCRSGKGGRGSTHMRREKYCPNGGPDGGDGGRGGHIILRGNRNYWTLLHLKYDRHAMAGHGESGSKGRSFGKDGADKIIEVPCGTVVYNAETGEYLCDVTEDGQEVILLKGGRGGLGNWHFKTATRQAPRFAQPGEPMQEMTVIMELKLLADVGLVGFPNAGKSTLLSSISAAKPKIADYPFTTLEPNLGIVSYHDGKSFVMADIPGIIEGASQGKGLGLRFLRHIERNSLLLFMVPADSDDIRKEYEVLLNELRTFNPEMLDKQRVLAITKSDMLDQELMDEIEPTLPEGIPHVFISSVSGLGISVLKDILWEELNKESNKIEAIVHRPKDVTRLQQELKDMGEDEDIVYEYEEDGDDDIDYEYEEDWEEE; encoded by the coding sequence ATGGCTGAATCGAATTTTGTTGATTACGTAAAGATATACTGTCGCTCGGGTAAGGGCGGAAGAGGCTCTACGCACATGAGGCGCGAGAAATATTGTCCTAACGGAGGTCCCGACGGGGGCGATGGTGGCAGAGGAGGTCATATCATCTTGCGCGGTAACCGTAATTACTGGACATTGCTGCACTTGAAGTATGACCGTCACGCAATGGCCGGTCATGGTGAATCGGGGAGCAAAGGACGTAGTTTCGGAAAAGACGGTGCGGATAAAATAATAGAAGTACCCTGCGGAACAGTAGTTTATAATGCCGAGACAGGGGAGTATCTTTGTGACGTAACAGAAGACGGACAGGAAGTGATTTTACTCAAAGGCGGTCGCGGCGGTCTGGGTAACTGGCATTTCAAGACGGCAACCCGCCAGGCTCCGCGTTTTGCGCAGCCGGGAGAGCCGATGCAGGAAATGACCGTTATCATGGAGCTGAAACTGCTTGCCGATGTCGGTCTGGTAGGTTTCCCGAATGCGGGAAAGTCAACTCTGCTTTCTTCCATTTCGGCTGCCAAACCGAAAATTGCCGATTACCCGTTTACTACGCTCGAACCCAACTTGGGCATCGTTTCCTATCACGATGGAAAATCCTTTGTGATGGCGGACATACCGGGTATTATCGAAGGAGCCAGTCAGGGAAAAGGTTTGGGACTGCGTTTCTTGCGTCATATCGAACGTAATTCATTACTGCTGTTTATGGTTCCGGCAGACAGCGACGACATTCGTAAAGAATACGAAGTCTTGCTGAACGAACTGCGTACCTTCAATCCTGAAATGTTGGACAAGCAACGTGTGTTGGCCATCACCAAGAGCGATATGCTCGACCAGGAATTGATGGACGAGATTGAACCTACACTGCCCGAAGGCATACCACACGTATTCATATCTTCTGTTTCCGGTTTGGGCATCTCGGTATTGAAAGACATCCTTTGGGAAGAGCTGAACAAGGAAAGCAATAAGATAGAAGCTATCGTTCACCGTCCGAAAGACGTGACCCGCCTACAACAGGAACTCAAAGACATGGGCGAAGATGAAGACATCGTTTATGAATATGAGGAAGATGGTGACGATGATATCGATTATGAATACGAAGAAGATTGGGAAGAAGAATGA
- a CDS encoding bifunctional ADP-dependent NAD(P)H-hydrate dehydratase/NAD(P)H-hydrate epimerase, with translation MKIFPSSSIKKLDAYTIENEPIASIDLMERAATALTKAITDRWNTETPVTIFAGPGNNGGDALAVARMMAEKGYKIEVFLFNTKGELSPDCQTNKELVEMMEEIKFHEISTQFVPPALTPDHLVIDGLFGSGLNKPLSGGFAAVVKYINSSPAMVVAIDIPSGLMGEENTFNVKANIIRADVTFSLQLPKLAFLFAENTEFVGEWEVLDIQLSEDGIEEMETNYEMLEIEEIRSLIKPRKQFAHKGNFGHALLIAGSKGMAGASVLAARACLRSGVGLLTVHAPMCNNDILQTSIPEAIVETDINETCFAVPTDTDDYQAVGIGPGLGRNEETEAALLEQLEHCQTPVVVDADALNILANHRHALTHLPKGSILTPHPKELERLTGKCQDSYERLMKACELARTAHVHIILKGAYSAIITPEGKCFFNPTGNPGMATGGSGDVLTGVILALLAQGYPTEEAAKIGTYIHGLAGDVAQKKQGMIGLIASDIITCLPTAWRLVSE, from the coding sequence ATGAAAATATTTCCAAGCAGCAGTATCAAGAAATTGGACGCTTATACCATTGAGAACGAACCTATTGCATCAATCGATCTGATGGAACGTGCAGCAACCGCATTAACAAAAGCCATCACAGACAGATGGAATACGGAAACGCCGGTCACTATCTTTGCCGGACCGGGGAATAATGGCGGAGACGCACTCGCCGTAGCCCGCATGATGGCTGAAAAAGGATATAAAATCGAAGTATTTCTCTTCAACACGAAAGGAGAACTTTCACCCGACTGCCAGACCAATAAAGAACTGGTAGAAATGATGGAAGAAATAAAATTCCACGAAATCAGCACTCAATTCGTACCTCCCGCCCTGACGCCCGACCATCTGGTAATCGACGGATTATTCGGTTCAGGTCTGAACAAACCGTTGAGCGGAGGATTCGCTGCCGTAGTGAAATACATCAATTCCTCTCCTGCCATGGTAGTAGCCATCGACATCCCTTCCGGACTGATGGGAGAAGAAAATACATTCAACGTAAAAGCTAATATTATCCGTGCCGATGTGACTTTCAGTCTGCAACTGCCGAAGCTCGCCTTTCTTTTCGCAGAGAACACGGAATTTGTCGGAGAATGGGAAGTGCTGGACATCCAATTGAGCGAAGACGGCATTGAAGAGATGGAAACGAACTACGAAATGTTGGAAATAGAGGAAATCCGTTCACTCATCAAGCCACGCAAACAGTTTGCCCACAAAGGAAACTTCGGCCATGCACTATTGATTGCCGGTTCAAAAGGAATGGCAGGAGCCTCTGTTCTCGCTGCCCGCGCCTGCCTCCGTTCGGGAGTAGGGTTGCTGACTGTTCATGCACCCATGTGCAACAACGACATCTTGCAGACCTCCATACCCGAAGCAATCGTAGAAACCGACATCAACGAAACCTGTTTTGCCGTACCGACCGACACGGACGACTATCAAGCAGTCGGCATCGGTCCGGGACTGGGACGAAACGAGGAAACGGAAGCTGCCTTGTTGGAGCAACTGGAACATTGCCAGACTCCTGTTGTAGTGGATGCCGACGCTCTTAATATCCTCGCCAACCACCGCCATGCCCTTACCCACCTGCCGAAGGGTTCCATCCTCACCCCGCATCCGAAAGAACTGGAACGTCTGACCGGCAAATGCCAAGACTCTTACGAACGTCTGATGAAGGCTTGCGAACTGGCGCGTACCGCCCATGTCCACATTATCTTAAAAGGAGCCTACTCCGCCATCATCACTCCCGAAGGTAAATGTTTCTTCAACCCGACCGGAAATCCGGGAATGGCAACCGGAGGTAGCGGTGACGTACTGACCGGAGTAATCTTGGCGCTGCTCGCCCAAGGTTATCCCACCGAAGAAGCCGCTAAAATCGGCACGTACATTCACGGATTGGCGGGCGATGTCGCTCAAAAGAAACAAGGAATGATTGGACTGATAGCCAGCGATATTATCACCTGTCTGCCGACAGCCTGGCGACTTGTAAGCGAATAA
- a CDS encoding M23 family metallopeptidase, whose translation MKNILILLTVLLLLPLTADGQDKSSFSAREMADVRVATPGLFAKGNHIYLHLDSLKDHEYAFPLPGGKVISAYGTRGGHSGTDIKTCAKDTIRAAFDGVVRMSKPYYAYGNIVVIRHANGLETLYSHNFKNLVKAGDVVKAGQAIGLTGRTGRATTEHVHFETRINGQHFNPNLIFDFKERTLRKECIKCTKNGSKIVVRTHTPDSWVAQSKK comes from the coding sequence ATGAAAAACATACTTATCTTACTGACAGTTTTATTATTATTGCCACTGACTGCCGACGGGCAGGATAAATCCTCCTTCTCTGCCCGCGAAATGGCTGATGTACGGGTAGCTACTCCCGGATTATTTGCTAAAGGCAATCATATCTATCTGCATTTGGATTCTCTGAAAGATCACGAATATGCTTTCCCATTACCCGGAGGAAAAGTAATCTCTGCCTATGGAACTCGCGGAGGACATTCGGGAACAGACATTAAGACCTGTGCAAAAGATACGATTCGTGCTGCTTTTGATGGAGTGGTGCGTATGTCGAAACCCTATTATGCCTATGGAAATATCGTTGTAATCCGCCACGCCAACGGATTGGAAACGCTTTATAGCCACAATTTCAAGAATCTGGTTAAAGCTGGTGATGTCGTAAAAGCCGGACAAGCTATCGGGCTGACAGGACGTACTGGTCGTGCCACTACCGAACATGTACACTTCGAAACCCGTATTAACGGGCAACATTTTAATCCGAATCTCATTTTTGACTTTAAAGAGAGAACATTGCGGAAAGAATGTATCAAGTGTACCAAGAACGGGAGTAAAATCGTTGTGAGAACGCATACTCCTGATAGCTGGGTTGCTCAGAGTAAGAAGTAA
- the hpt gene encoding hypoxanthine phosphoribosyltransferase — protein sequence MDTIQIKDKLFTVSIKEQDIQKEVIRVANEINRDLAGKNPLFLSVLNGSFMFTADLLKHITIPCEISFVKLASYQGITSTGVIKEVIGLNEDIAGRTIVIVEDIVDTGLTMQRLLETLGTRNPEAIHIASLLVKPEKLKVNLNIEYVAMEIPNDFIVGYGLDYDGFGRNYPDIYTVVD from the coding sequence ATGGATACCATTCAGATAAAAGACAAATTGTTTACCGTTTCTATTAAGGAACAAGATATTCAGAAAGAAGTGATTCGCGTAGCGAACGAAATTAACCGCGATTTGGCAGGTAAGAATCCGCTTTTTCTTAGTGTGTTGAACGGTTCGTTCATGTTTACTGCTGATTTACTGAAGCACATCACCATCCCTTGTGAAATCTCATTTGTGAAGTTGGCGTCTTATCAGGGCATCACTTCCACCGGAGTGATTAAAGAGGTAATCGGCCTGAATGAAGACATTGCCGGACGTACCATTGTAATCGTAGAAGATATCGTAGACACAGGACTGACGATGCAGCGACTGCTCGAAACATTAGGTACACGCAATCCCGAAGCTATCCATATCGCTTCTCTGTTGGTGAAACCTGAAAAGCTCAAGGTAAACCTCAACATTGAATATGTCGCGATGGAAATCCCGAACGACTTTATCGTAGGTTACGGACTGGATTATGATGGTTTCGGACGTAATTACCCCGATATTTATACAGTAGTAGATTAA
- the dinB gene encoding DNA polymerase IV: MTQRKIIHIDMDAFYASVEQRDNPELRGKPLAVGHAEERGVVAAASYEARRYGVRSAMASQKAKRLCPQLIFVPGRMDVYKSVSCQIHEIFHEYTDIIEPLSLDEAFLDVTENKKNISLAVDIAKEIKQKIREQLNLVASAGVSYNKFLAKIASDYRKPDGLCTIHPEQALDFIARLPIESFWGVGPVTAKKMHLLGIHNGLQLRKCSLEMLTAHFGKAGALYYECSRGIDERPVEAIRIRKSIGCERTLERDISARSSVIIELYHVAVELIERLQRKDFKGNTLTLKIKFHDFSQITRSLTQSQELTTLDRVLPLAKELLKSVEFEQHPIRLIGLSVSNPKEEADEQHGVWEQLSFEFSDWD; the protein is encoded by the coding sequence ATGACGCAGAGAAAAATTATACATATCGACATGGATGCCTTCTATGCCTCTGTAGAACAGCGTGATAATCCTGAACTTCGTGGCAAACCTTTGGCGGTAGGTCATGCTGAAGAGAGGGGAGTTGTGGCTGCTGCCAGCTATGAAGCCCGGCGTTACGGTGTTCGTTCTGCCATGGCTTCGCAAAAGGCGAAACGTCTTTGTCCCCAACTCATTTTTGTACCTGGCAGGATGGATGTTTATAAATCCGTTTCCTGTCAGATACATGAGATTTTCCACGAATATACGGATATCATCGAACCTCTGTCTCTGGATGAAGCTTTTCTGGATGTCACAGAAAATAAAAAAAATATTTCCCTGGCTGTGGATATAGCAAAGGAAATAAAGCAGAAGATTCGGGAACAGCTCAACCTTGTTGCATCTGCCGGAGTTTCTTATAATAAGTTTCTGGCTAAAATAGCTTCGGACTATCGTAAACCGGATGGCTTATGTACCATTCATCCGGAACAAGCCCTTGATTTTATAGCCCGTCTTCCTATCGAATCTTTTTGGGGAGTAGGTCCGGTGACTGCAAAGAAGATGCATCTGCTTGGCATTCACAATGGACTTCAACTACGAAAATGTTCTCTTGAAATGCTGACAGCACATTTCGGAAAAGCCGGCGCACTGTATTATGAGTGTTCACGAGGAATTGACGAACGCCCTGTCGAAGCAATTCGTATCCGTAAATCCATTGGCTGCGAACGTACATTGGAACGTGATATTTCAGCCCGTTCATCGGTCATTATCGAACTATACCATGTAGCAGTAGAGCTGATTGAACGTCTTCAGCGAAAAGACTTCAAAGGCAACACGCTTACTCTGAAAATCAAGTTTCATGATTTTAGCCAGATAACCCGAAGCCTTACTCAATCGCAGGAACTCACCACCTTAGACCGGGTACTTCCACTAGCAAAAGAATTGCTTAAAAGTGTCGAATTTGAGCAACATCCAATCCGGCTCATCGGTCTTTCCGTCTCTAATCCAAAAGAGGAAGCCGATGAACAACACGGTGTTTGGGAACAGTTGAGTTTTGAATTTAGTGATTGGGATTGA
- the lptE gene encoding LptE family protein, whose product MDWIKKIIRPLLLFGLPLVVIACTVSYKFNGSSINYDKVKTISIADFPIKSEYVYAPLATKFNEDLKDIFIRQTRLQLLKPNQNADLQIDGEITGYNQYNQAVSADGYSSETKLTITVNVRFVNNTNHAEDFEQQFSAFRTYDSSQLLTAVQDGLIAEMSKEITDQIFNATVANW is encoded by the coding sequence ATGGATTGGATTAAGAAAATAATACGCCCTTTGTTACTGTTCGGCTTGCCGTTGGTAGTCATTGCGTGCACTGTTTCCTATAAGTTTAACGGATCGTCTATCAATTACGATAAGGTAAAGACCATTTCGATAGCCGACTTCCCGATCAAGTCGGAGTATGTGTATGCTCCGTTGGCAACCAAGTTCAATGAGGACCTGAAAGATATTTTCATCCGGCAGACCCGTCTGCAACTGCTCAAGCCGAATCAGAATGCCGACTTGCAGATTGACGGAGAAATCACGGGTTACAATCAGTACAACCAGGCAGTATCTGCCGATGGTTACTCTTCGGAGACGAAGTTGACTATCACCGTTAATGTACGTTTTGTCAACAACACCAATCATGCCGAAGACTTTGAACAACAGTTTTCTGCGTTCCGTACCTACGACTCTAGCCAGTTGCTGACTGCCGTACAGGACGGATTGATTGCTGAAATGTCTAAAGAGATCACTGACCAAATTTTTAATGCAACTGTAGCAAACTGGTAA
- a CDS encoding adenylate kinase: protein MLNIVIFGAPGSGKGTQSERIVEKYGINHISTGDVLRAEIKNGTELGKTAKGYIDQGQLIPDELMIDILASVFDSFKDSKGVIFDGFPRTIAQAEALKKMLAERGQDVSIMLDLEVPEEELMVRLIKRGKDSGRADDNEETIKKRLHVYHSQTAPLIDWYKNEKKYQHINGLGTMEGIFAEICEAVDKL from the coding sequence ATGTTGAACATCGTAATTTTCGGTGCTCCGGGTTCAGGAAAAGGAACACAGAGCGAACGTATCGTAGAAAAGTATGGAATCAATCACATCTCGACAGGAGATGTATTGCGTGCTGAAATCAAGAATGGCACAGAACTGGGTAAAACAGCTAAAGGTTACATCGACCAAGGCCAATTGATTCCTGATGAATTAATGATTGATATTCTGGCAAGCGTATTCGACAGCTTCAAAGATAGCAAAGGGGTAATTTTCGACGGTTTCCCAAGAACAATTGCACAGGCAGAAGCATTAAAGAAAATGTTGGCAGAGAGAGGACAGGACGTTTCTATAATGCTTGACTTGGAAGTTCCCGAAGAAGAACTGATGGTACGTCTTATTAAACGTGGCAAGGATTCCGGTCGTGCTGATGATAACGAAGAAACAATCAAAAAACGTCTGCACGTATATCATTCGCAGACTGCTCCACTGATCGACTGGTACAAGAACGAAAAGAAATACCAACACATCAACGGCTTGGGTACTATGGAAGGTATCTTCGCTGAAATCTGCGAAGCAGTAGATAAATTGTAA
- a CDS encoding MFS transporter: MRWTVLLFLAFAMFCSYIFMDILSPIKDLMQSTRGWDSTAFGTMQGSETFLNVFVFFLIFAGIILDKMGVRFTAVLSGVVMLVGAVINWYAVTTAFAGSDLETWFNNNLNYIPVFDELGISPFYRGMPASAKLSAVGFMIFGCGVEMAGITVSRGIVKWFKGREMALAMGSEMALARLGVATCMIFSPVFAKLGGVIDVSRSVAFGVVLLMIALIMFIVYFFMDKKLDAQTGEAEEKDDPFKISDLGTILKSSGFWLVALLCVLYYSAILPFQKYAVNMLQCNLTFTEVSPDSFWATNTVTIIQYCIMLVVAAAAFASNFSKSKNLKSGLLMLAVVALVVFCYMGYMRQSAETVFAVFPLLAVGITPILGNYVDHKGKAASMLVMGSVLLILCHLTFAFVLPGFKGNPVGGIIVAYLTILVLGASFSLVPASLWPSVPKLVDAKIIGSAYALIFWIQNIGLWLFPLLIGKVLDRTNPQLVSDLKNGVITPEEAATAYDYTAPLVMLACLGGAALILGFVLKIVDKKKGYGLEEPNIKE; this comes from the coding sequence ATGCGATGGACCGTATTGCTGTTTCTGGCGTTTGCCATGTTCTGTTCATACATATTTATGGACATACTTTCTCCCATTAAAGATTTGATGCAATCCACACGTGGTTGGGACTCTACCGCCTTCGGTACGATGCAGGGTTCGGAAACTTTCTTGAACGTATTTGTATTCTTCCTTATTTTTGCGGGAATCATTCTCGACAAGATGGGCGTGCGTTTTACGGCTGTTTTATCGGGTGTGGTGATGCTGGTCGGAGCGGTTATCAACTGGTATGCCGTGACTACCGCCTTTGCCGGAAGCGATCTGGAGACTTGGTTTAATAACAATCTCAATTATATTCCGGTGTTCGATGAACTCGGTATTTCTCCTTTCTACAGGGGGATGCCTGCATCGGCAAAACTGTCTGCTGTGGGCTTCATGATATTCGGTTGTGGAGTTGAGATGGCAGGAATAACCGTTTCACGCGGTATTGTGAAGTGGTTTAAAGGTCGCGAGATGGCGTTAGCTATGGGGTCGGAGATGGCACTGGCACGCTTGGGAGTGGCTACATGTATGATTTTCTCACCGGTGTTTGCCAAGTTAGGTGGTGTCATTGATGTATCCCGTTCGGTAGCTTTCGGAGTTGTATTGTTGATGATAGCACTAATCATGTTCATTGTTTACTTCTTTATGGACAAAAAACTGGATGCACAAACCGGTGAAGCGGAAGAGAAAGACGATCCGTTTAAGATTAGTGATTTGGGTACGATTCTTAAAAGTAGCGGTTTTTGGTTGGTGGCGTTATTGTGCGTGCTTTACTATTCAGCCATTCTCCCGTTCCAAAAGTATGCCGTTAATATGTTGCAGTGTAATCTGACGTTTACCGAAGTGTCGCCCGATTCTTTTTGGGCTACCAATACGGTGACTATTATTCAGTATTGCATCATGTTGGTGGTGGCTGCTGCTGCGTTTGCCAGCAACTTCTCGAAGAGTAAGAATTTGAAATCGGGGCTGTTGATGTTGGCGGTGGTAGCTTTGGTGGTGTTCTGTTATATGGGGTATATGCGTCAGAGTGCAGAGACGGTATTTGCCGTATTCCCTCTTTTGGCTGTTGGCATTACGCCGATTTTGGGTAACTATGTAGATCACAAAGGAAAAGCGGCGTCCATGCTGGTCATGGGATCTGTGCTGCTTATCCTCTGTCATCTTACTTTTGCATTCGTGTTGCCTGGTTTCAAAGGCAATCCGGTGGGTGGAATCATCGTTGCTTACCTCACTATCCTGGTGTTGGGAGCCAGTTTCTCGTTGGTTCCGGCTTCTTTGTGGCCGAGTGTGCCGAAATTGGTGGATGCAAAGATTATCGGTAGCGCGTATGCATTGATATTCTGGATACAGAACATCGGGTTGTGGCTTTTCCCGTTGCTTATCGGTAAGGTGCTCGACCGTACGAATCCGCAACTTGTCAGCGATTTGAAGAATGGTGTGATTACTCCCGAAGAGGCGGCTACTGCATATGACTATACGGCACCGTTGGTGATGTTGGCATGTCTTGGAGGGGCGGCACTGATTCTTGGTTTCGTGCTTAAGATAGTCGACAAGAAGAAGGGTTACGGACTGGAAGAACCCAATATAAAAGAATGA
- a CDS encoding B3/4 domain-containing protein, producing MFEIKVSKEIKDACPVFAGAAVYAAVKNTAYNEGLWQEINAFAGQLTSTTQMEDIKHQPVIFATREAYKRCGKDPGRYRPSAEALRRRLMRGIPLYQIDTLVDLINLVSLRTGHSIGGFDADKIQGTHLELGIGKAGEPFEGIGRGVLNIEGLPVYRDSFGGIGTPTSDHERTKMDLGTTHILAIVNGYNGKEGLQEAAEMIQTLLRNYTESDGGEIVCFE from the coding sequence ATGTTTGAAATAAAAGTATCTAAAGAAATAAAAGACGCATGCCCGGTTTTTGCCGGAGCCGCCGTGTATGCTGCGGTGAAGAATACTGCTTACAACGAAGGGCTTTGGCAGGAAATCAACGCTTTTGCCGGGCAACTGACTTCCACTACACAGATGGAAGACATCAAACATCAACCTGTTATCTTTGCTACCCGTGAGGCTTATAAGCGTTGTGGCAAAGATCCCGGACGTTATCGCCCGTCAGCCGAAGCTCTACGCCGCCGCCTGATGCGTGGAATCCCGTTATATCAGATTGATACGTTGGTAGACCTTATCAACCTTGTGTCTCTTCGCACGGGACATTCGATCGGTGGTTTTGACGCGGACAAAATACAAGGTACGCATCTTGAACTCGGTATCGGCAAAGCAGGAGAACCGTTTGAAGGTATCGGACGCGGTGTATTGAATATTGAAGGATTACCTGTATATCGTGATTCTTTTGGCGGAATTGGAACCCCGACAAGCGATCATGAACGTACGAAAATGGATCTCGGAACCACTCATATCCTAGCCATAGTCAACGGTTATAACGGAAAAGAAGGTTTGCAAGAAGCGGCTGAAATGATACAAACCTTATTAAGAAACTATACAGAATCGGATGGAGGCGAAATCGTATGCTTCGAATAA
- a CDS encoding PqqD family protein, with protein MAAKEKINLLEVIPCRSEHITAKREGETMVLSFPRFKYPWMQRFLVPKGMSKELHVQLEEHGTAVWELIDGKRNVREIIEKLADHFQNEEGYESRVSAYLSQMQKDGFIKLVIPVA; from the coding sequence ATGGCTGCTAAAGAGAAGATCAACCTGTTAGAGGTCATTCCCTGTCGCAGTGAACATATTACAGCAAAAAGGGAAGGGGAGACAATGGTGCTCTCCTTTCCTCGTTTTAAATATCCGTGGATGCAACGCTTCCTTGTGCCGAAAGGAATGTCGAAAGAACTTCATGTACAATTGGAAGAACACGGTACGGCTGTATGGGAACTGATAGATGGAAAACGCAATGTTCGTGAGATTATAGAAAAACTCGCAGACCACTTTCAAAATGAAGAGGGCTACGAGTCGCGTGTATCGGCTTATCTTTCTCAAATGCAGAAAGATGGATTTATAAAACTGGTGATACCAGTCGCATAA